Proteins co-encoded in one Nicotiana sylvestris chromosome 7, ASM39365v2, whole genome shotgun sequence genomic window:
- the LOC104220766 gene encoding uncharacterized protein, which translates to MKEYECISDYCLKVKAIVNQLRRYGDDIEDVCVVENILRTLTLKFDFVVCAIEESKDLDSMMVDQFESSLQAHEEKIKRREEVSLEQLLKTRASFKDYGGEKIYRGNGRGRGRDSHGRGISNGKNIKNEAKIHQTFRGRGRGQKGGRRRGYYQENNGQRYDKSKIEYYNYRKFDHYSWECHNNVEEKANLVDNKKEEDKSILLLALREEDMDDCSSWYLDNGASNHMCG; encoded by the coding sequence atgaaagaatacGAATGCATTTCGGATTATTGTTTAAAAGTGAAGGCTATTGTGAATCAATTAAGAAGATACGGGGATGACATAGAAGATGTCTGTGTGGTAGAAAATATCCTTCGCACTTTAACacttaaatttgattttgtggtgtgtGCTATTGAGGAGTCTAAAGATTTAGACTCTATGATGGTGGATCAATTCGAGAGTTCTTTACAGGCCCACgaagaaaagatcaaaaggagAGAAGAAGTGTCATTGGAGcaacttcttaaaactcgggCATCTTTCAAGGATTATGGAGGTGAAAAGATCTATCGAGGAAATGGACGGGGACGAGGCCGTGACAGTCATGGAAGAGGAATAAGTAACGGTAAAAACATCAAAAATGAAGCTAAAATCCACCAAACATTCAGAGGCCGTGGTCGTGGACAAAAAGGAGGAAGAAGACGTGGCTActaccaagaaaataatggacaaaggtatgacaaatcaaaaattgagtaTTATAATTATCGTAAATTTGACCATTACTCTTGGGAATGTCATAACAATGTTGAAGAAAAAGCTAACCTTGTTGACAACAAGAAAGAAGAAGACAAGTCAATATTATTGCTGGCACTCAGGGAAGAAGACATGGATGATTGTAGCTCGTGGTATTTGGACAATGGAGCAAGCAATCATATGTGTGGATGA